The Benincasa hispida cultivar B227 chromosome 11, ASM972705v1, whole genome shotgun sequence genome has a segment encoding these proteins:
- the LOC120091311 gene encoding protein SOB FIVE-LIKE 6-like: protein MDLLGSECSSGCESGWTLYLEQSFLSHGGPDQIVGCTEEYWNARGTQEEEEEEGEVEDLSMVSDASSGPPHFIEDEACSHEDDGHFSHVSKSVTMGKRKGKKQRIKEYQCHEEPSSFLDDTASSPAINFTANNFTNQASMESFLGFSQTKHFEERSAFTEHFGFLQSSLSGNRLQKNQWFEGKRGIGMR from the exons ATGGATTTGTTGGGTTCTGAGTGTAGTAGTGGGTGTGAGTCTGGTTGGACTTTGTATTTGGAGCAATCTTTTCTTTCACATGGTGGCCCTGATCAAATTGTTGGCTGTACTGAGGAATATTGGAACGCTAGAGGtactcaagaagaagaagaagaagaaggggagGTTGAGGATCTTTCTATGGTTTCTGATGCATCTTCTGGGCCTCCACATTTCATTGAAGATGAAGCTTGCTCCCATGAAGATGATGGCCATTTCTCTCATGTTTCTAAGTCAGTTACAATGGGGAAGAGAAAGGGGAAGAAGCAGAGAATTAAAGAATATCAATGCCACGAAGAGCCTTCTTCCTTCCTAGATGACACTGCTAGTTCTCCTGCTATCAACTTCACTGCT AATAATTTCACCAATCAAGCCTCAATGGAAAGCTTCTTGGGATTCTCTCAAACTAAACATTTTGAG GAAAGATCAGCATTTACAGAGCATTTTGGGTTCCTCCAATCTTCTCTATCAGGAAATAGATTGCAAAAGAACCA GTGGTTTGAAGGCAAAAGAGGGATAGGGATGAGATGA